The Arabidopsis thaliana chromosome 5, partial sequence genomic interval GGGAAAGggatgtgtttgttttgttattttgttatgcCCTGTGTAAATTCGATCTTTGGAAATATGTGAAAGATAGATTcatatatctattttaataataacGATTTGTAGTTTCCACCTATAATCTTATAACGTTAgtatatactgtatatagtATGATTAGTATCAAGAccttgttttaacttttaaccaGAGGAATCAAACTTTATAGATAAACGAAAAATGGATTAAGATATTAATTATGTTGTGTTGATACCAATGATACggtaaaaagaacaaacaaaaagagagaatgaatAATCTAAAGGAAGGTGGAGAATAAAGGCGATGTTGGGACTTGGGGgataagagaaaagagaacataTAGAATcactttttcacttttaataAAAGCTATAGCTTATAGGTTTTGGCGTATTGCTTACTAAACAATAGTATAGTATTTATTGTGGGACtggaaaaaatgattttatttttatcatccAGTTTTTCCTACCAATCTCACCTTTTTAGTAACTTGAATTGAATTGTCCCATAAATTCTTAAATATGAGCAGTGGGTTGGTTGGTGTTGAGTGCTTCGAGCAGGCCTGTCGAATCAATGGACTCTACTGACGATAGTGAAAGCAGTAAGCTTTCAATGAAGTCGCTCCAATAACAACTTGTTAAAGGTTTTATTGGAGGTTACACAATTTACAcctacaattatttttattcgTTCAATAAGAGCCACATTCTTTAAGAGTTGGTAACACTGAACCCCATAAAAATCATCTTGGACTCCAATTTTCACATCCAAACATTTCCTAATCAAGTCATATATCCAATGTTTTATGTCAAATCTATTTCACTCCCCCTTCACTTCAAAACATCTTCCAATTCTTGTCCTCACATCAGATCCCTGAACTCAAATGATaaagagtgtttttttttttcctttttcccctaatatcttttacttttcaatGCTAGACACTAGCCCTGGGACTAAAATCCGCTAACCGCGAATATCCGGATCCGGATCCGTGATCCGCTCCGAAAAATCGGATATCCGGACTAAACGGATCTGAATACGGATAACAAATTTATGGATCAGACGGACCCGGATCCGGAGCcggataacaaaaaaaattacatccGGATATCCGGATCCGTCAAAATATCTACATATTACTAGTCCTGAGACTAAAATCCGCTAGTAATATGATATTACACCAATTAAGCTTATACATTGATATCATGGGCTTAATACATACTGATATTATTAATCTTATAGCCCATATAAGCCCAATACGACAAAGTGACATaatttgagtttgtttgtgATTTGGTGGGACACGTCATTAGGGTTTCACAACTTGTCTTCTCTCTGCCGCCGTTCTTCCATCACCATCTCTTTCACCGTCTCCAAACCATCTCCTTCACCGTCTCTATCTCATCTCCATTGCCATGAATCCATGAACGAGATCTTCTCCTCAGTCGTTAGCCCCGCAAGAACTTCTCGTCAATGGTCACCACTTACCTCCGACTCGAGATCGTGCGCTCGTCGCTTAATTGGGAACTGAATCAATGTCGTTAAAGGTGAAGAATAGAAGAAAGCCATGGCTTGGAAATGGTGGTTTGTAGATTGCGAAAGCTTATGACAAACATTGGTGGATTCGATCTGGGTTGTAAAAGAGAATCGGATTTGATCCCCATAGAAAAAAAACGGATCCGACGATTTTTTTTGCGGATACCCGGATTCCGAATATCCGTAGCAAACGGATGCGGAGCCGAATATTATATCTACGGATCCGGCGGTTACGGACCGGATCCGGATACTCCAAAAAAACCCGGATATCCGGATCCGTAACAGGCCTACTAGACactatactttattttttttatcaaatatgaaaTGTTTACTTTTGAATATACTATGCAAATTGCAAATCTAACTCTAGGCAAGTCTTTAATTCTCTATGTGAAGACACCAAAACGCTTGGTTTCAAGTTCCAACTGATAACTAGTAACTAGtaagtaaccaaaaatataacatttgAATCTAAAGAGTTTAAAGGCCTCATTAGAGTCCTGAAAATTTATAACAGAAAAAGTATCAGCCGCATGATAGTTGATAGCAACTTCTCCATATAATCGTGTTTGTAACAAATAACGAAATCGAGAGACTGGATAGAAATAAACTAGATTGAGAgtttacaaaaaagaaagcaaacgACACCAAatctataaaataataagaatcaaGAGTTAGCCTTCAACTCCGTAAGCCCATTCAAGGCCTCACAATAACCAACCCAAACATTCCACGCCTTATACCAATCCCCAAATACTTAATGCCTTCAACTTCGAATTGCCACATCGTTGGTGGTTGTTTATCTTGGAGCTAATGGGCTGATTTTCATGGGCCCATTAgatatttttgctattttttcgACACAAAATTGTTGAAACTCGAGTTTCTCGAAGTAAGTGATCGGTTTTTAGATCTTTTTGGTCTCTTCAGTCGGAACTGAAAATTCATGGCGACTCGCTCGCTCTTCCATAGTCTTAGATGGTGAGTCTCCCTCCACCTCTCTATGTCTCCTACTGATTTCGTATTTGTTTCCTGAGATAATTGATTCACACTGCTTCTTATGAATTTAGTCGATTGACGAATAATGGTGTTCTCGGAAGCAATTTCATTCGAAACGCCGAATCGTCACGATTCTCCAAGTCGTACAATGCTGACGCAGCAATCGGAAACTCCCTTGTCGAGGAATCGGAGGAGAAAGACGATCTGAAGAGCAGGATTTTCAGATTGAGACTTCCGAAACGTAGCGCGACTACTGTTCTCGAGAAATGGATTGGAGAAGGGAATCAAATGACTATCAATGAACTCCGAGAGATCTCCAAAGAGCTTAGGAGAACTCGCCGTTACAAGCACGCTCTTGAGGTACTAACATCGatcatttcctttttcattgGTTTTTCTTCGTAGCTCCTAGTTTCTAGATTGATTGCACAATTTATGATTTGTTATGTGTTGCTGCACAAAACTGCATTCTTCTGGGAGCTAATTCAAGTATTATTAACAGGTTACAGAGTGGATGGTACAGCatgaagaatcaaagatctCAGATGCTGATTACGCCTCACGCATAGATctgatttcaaaagttttcgGGATCGATGCAGCTGAACGCTACTTTGAAGGTCTGGATATAGATTCAAAGACAGCTGAAACCTATACTTCTCTCCTTCATGCTTATGCTGCCTCCAAACAAACCGAACGAGCCGAGGCCTTGTTCAAGAGAATCATTGAGAGTGATAGTCTCAC includes:
- a CDS encoding uncharacterized protein (unknown protein; FUNCTIONS IN: molecular_function unknown; INVOLVED IN: biological_process unknown; LOCATED IN: cellular_component unknown; Has 0 Blast hits to 0 proteins in 0 species (source: NCBI BLink).), coding for MVVCRLRKLMTNIGGFDLGCKRESDLIPIEKKRIRRFFLRIPGFRISVANGCGAEYYIYGSGGYGPDPDTPKKPGYPDP